One genomic window of Bacteroidales bacterium includes the following:
- a CDS encoding M28 family peptidase, with translation MKEIIAIKWPLFFLTLFPIIFLTSCGNGTTTSKKRADTTSMSAPAIVVPGFDADSAYYFVARQLSFGPRVPGTSAHAQCAKWLEETMKQFTPDVIVQEFKARVYNSQVLGGKNIIAVFNPQMQRRILLAAHWDSRPYADHDPDPANHGKAIDGANDGASGVGVLLEIARQLSRQSPSAGVDIILFDLEDYGPPQDKQTYESTDMWGLGSQHWARNPHVPRYTANFGILLDMVGAPNARFPMEGFSMYYAPDINKKIWTLAGKLGYGEYFIFEQGGYITDDHYYVNKIARIPMINIIHLDETSSNGSFYEHWHTVNDNLDQIDQNTLKIVGEVVLNVIYKGI, from the coding sequence ATGAAAGAGATCATAGCCATAAAATGGCCCTTATTTTTTCTGACTCTTTTCCCTATCATTTTCCTGACTTCATGTGGAAACGGAACAACTACTTCCAAAAAGCGGGCAGACACGACTTCAATGTCCGCTCCGGCTATTGTGGTTCCCGGATTTGATGCTGATTCTGCCTATTATTTCGTTGCCAGGCAATTGTCTTTCGGACCACGTGTGCCTGGAACCAGTGCCCATGCCCAATGCGCTAAATGGCTTGAGGAAACGATGAAACAATTTACTCCTGATGTTATCGTCCAGGAATTTAAAGCGAGGGTTTACAATAGCCAGGTTCTTGGTGGAAAAAATATTATTGCAGTGTTCAACCCACAGATGCAAAGAAGGATTTTACTGGCTGCACACTGGGATTCACGCCCTTATGCCGATCATGACCCTGACCCTGCAAATCATGGAAAAGCAATCGATGGCGCCAATGATGGAGCAAGCGGTGTTGGAGTGCTTCTTGAGATTGCACGTCAACTGAGCAGACAAAGCCCTTCCGCCGGTGTTGACATTATCCTTTTCGACCTGGAAGACTATGGACCCCCACAAGACAAACAGACTTACGAGTCAACGGATATGTGGGGACTGGGATCGCAACACTGGGCGCGAAATCCTCACGTTCCAAGATATACTGCCAACTTTGGAATTTTGCTCGACATGGTTGGCGCTCCCAATGCCAGGTTCCCCATGGAGGGCTTTTCGATGTATTATGCGCCGGATATCAATAAAAAGATATGGACACTGGCTGGCAAACTTGGCTACGGAGAATATTTTATTTTCGAACAGGGTGGATACATTACTGATGATCACTACTATGTCAACAAAATCGCCCGCATCCCGATGATCAATATCATTCATCTTGATGAAACCTCATCCAATGGCTCATTCTACGAGCACTGGCATACGGTGAACGATAACCTCGATCAGATTGACCAAAATACGCTGAAAATTGTCGGAGAAGTAGTCCTGAATGTGATTTACAAAGGAATATAG
- a CDS encoding nitroreductase family protein, which produces MNKRANTDFPIHPLLTERWSPRAFNGQAVEKEKLQRLFEAARWAPSASNEQPWLFIIGLSGDETYQKIFSTLVEFNQLWTKTAPVLAVAIGRKSSVKTGKKNPWYGYDVGQSLAHLTFQAMHEGLYVHQMGGFEAEKISELFQIEDDFEALTVFTIGYPGDFKVLHPNLQKSELAERQRKSQVDFVFSDKFGQKTTIF; this is translated from the coding sequence ATGAATAAAAGAGCAAACACCGATTTCCCTATCCATCCCTTGCTTACCGAGCGATGGAGTCCGAGAGCTTTCAACGGCCAGGCTGTTGAAAAGGAAAAACTGCAACGATTGTTTGAAGCGGCGCGCTGGGCGCCATCAGCCAGTAATGAGCAGCCCTGGTTATTTATTATTGGTCTGTCCGGAGATGAAACCTATCAAAAGATTTTTTCGACACTGGTAGAGTTTAACCAGTTGTGGACGAAAACAGCGCCGGTACTTGCCGTGGCCATTGGACGAAAATCATCTGTAAAAACCGGGAAGAAGAATCCATGGTACGGTTATGATGTAGGCCAGTCTTTGGCTCACCTGACTTTCCAGGCCATGCACGAAGGATTATACGTTCATCAGATGGGAGGGTTTGAAGCGGAAAAGATTTCTGAACTTTTTCAAATCGAAGATGATTTTGAAGCACTTACGGTTTTTACCATCGGCTACCCGGGTGATTTTAAAGTTTTACATCCCAACCTGCAAAAGTCAGAGTTGGCTGAGCGTCAGCGAAAAAGTCAGGTTGATTTTGTGTTTTCAGATAAATTTGGTCAAAAAACTACCATTTTTTAA
- a CDS encoding tetratricopeptide repeat protein, translating to MNSSNLFKIGFIHVLIFLTSFIQAQQTRFYDDPKASLRTGLDLIEKEQYGAAQEVFNRLIDVLPAGESVMRLDAGFYDALCDYYLNHPQARDKFTDFVRLYPDHTKTNLALLHLGFIDYGLRKYKTALEYFEKVDPFRLSPEMLPEYLYKLGYSFIQREDFTKAKEAFFPILNTPSDYRDAANYYYAYIAYQEKDYQSALLYFEKIDKNSEFAQEVPFYLLQIYYVNNDTDQIVAKGPELLGRDIKDKKKAGELSRIVAEAYYKNSDYANAIVYLDKYVEDTRKPLTRDENYQLAYAHYSSGNFQKAIGYFEKSIKDKDLMSQNAHYHLADCYLQTGQKNFAQNAFYAAYQIPGNEELREDALFNYAKLTFELAYDPFNTSMAALNQYITDYPGSSRIDEAYKYLTNLFLSSRDYQASIDAMEKLKVKNKDLQSAYQLITFQRGVQLFNGGRYNLAVDNFRKSLNTNLNKELAARARFWLGESYFHMGEYPRAIDLYDAFLESSGASKLDIYPLAAYNLGYAYFRLKFYDNAVNSFKQFAIRPGKIGEDYVPDALIRIGDCYFITKNYAQSISFYEQAVNKNARESDYALFQKALSEGVQGRSDQKISSLQNMLNRFPQSSYADDATYEIAETYLLRNDNRNALDWFAKVTSLYPNSSYLYKSLQKTGMIHYNQNNYDQALEVLKRLVSNYPNSTEARDALLTIRNIYMDKNEVNKYFAYAETVPFAKVTTTEQDSITYIAAENFYMNNDCQSAIEAFERYIQQFENGAFMLNANYYKAECEWNTGRRNEALEGYEFVTRFSKSQFSENSFLRAGEIYFEDRNYEKALEYYSTLESIADYPVNITTAINGQMECHFRMNNYPEAIEAARKLRNRDRISSEQLIRSHYIAGKSAFLTDDFTLAKSEFDHTVSLSQGVLGAEAKYQLATIAFQQNEYTKAEELVIELASQYPSFEYWKAMGFILLSDVYVEQNNLFQAKQTLESILQYYPGQDLKEVAREKLVIINQMEQKQN from the coding sequence ATGAATAGCAGCAACCTCTTCAAGATTGGTTTTATCCATGTATTGATTTTTCTTACCTCATTTATCCAAGCCCAACAAACCCGGTTTTACGACGATCCGAAGGCTTCCTTACGCACAGGGCTTGATCTGATTGAGAAGGAACAATACGGTGCAGCACAGGAAGTTTTTAACCGACTGATTGATGTTTTACCGGCCGGTGAGTCGGTGATGCGCCTTGATGCAGGGTTTTATGATGCCCTGTGCGATTATTATCTCAACCATCCGCAGGCAAGGGATAAATTCACGGATTTTGTCAGGCTTTACCCCGACCATACCAAAACCAATCTGGCATTACTGCATCTGGGGTTTATAGACTATGGCCTGCGCAAGTATAAAACCGCTCTTGAGTATTTTGAGAAAGTTGATCCTTTTCGCCTGAGCCCCGAAATGTTGCCCGAATACCTTTACAAATTAGGCTACAGTTTTATTCAGCGTGAAGATTTCACCAAAGCTAAAGAGGCTTTTTTCCCTATCCTCAACACCCCTTCCGATTACAGGGATGCTGCAAATTATTATTACGCATACATTGCCTACCAGGAGAAAGATTATCAGAGCGCATTGCTTTATTTTGAAAAAATTGACAAGAATTCCGAGTTTGCTCAGGAGGTACCTTTTTACCTGTTGCAGATTTACTATGTGAATAATGACACTGACCAGATTGTGGCAAAAGGGCCGGAGTTGCTTGGCCGTGATATCAAGGATAAAAAGAAGGCCGGTGAACTGTCCCGGATTGTTGCGGAAGCTTATTACAAAAACAGCGATTATGCCAATGCCATTGTCTATTTGGATAAATATGTGGAGGACACACGCAAGCCCCTGACCCGCGATGAAAATTACCAGCTCGCTTATGCGCATTATTCTTCAGGCAATTTTCAGAAAGCCATCGGGTACTTTGAGAAATCCATCAAGGATAAAGACCTGATGTCGCAAAATGCCCATTATCACCTGGCTGACTGTTACCTGCAAACCGGCCAGAAGAATTTTGCACAGAATGCTTTTTACGCCGCATACCAAATTCCCGGGAATGAAGAACTGCGGGAAGATGCGCTTTTCAATTACGCCAAACTCACTTTTGAACTGGCCTACGATCCTTTCAACACTTCGATGGCTGCACTCAATCAGTACATCACCGATTATCCGGGATCAAGCCGGATTGACGAGGCCTACAAATACCTGACAAATTTATTTTTATCCTCCAGGGATTACCAGGCCTCCATTGATGCGATGGAGAAACTAAAGGTTAAAAACAAGGATTTGCAATCGGCTTATCAACTGATAACCTTTCAACGCGGAGTGCAATTGTTCAATGGTGGGCGCTATAACCTTGCCGTTGATAATTTCAGGAAGTCACTTAATACCAATTTAAACAAAGAATTAGCCGCCCGTGCACGTTTCTGGCTCGGCGAGTCCTATTTTCATATGGGTGAATATCCACGCGCAATTGATTTGTATGACGCCTTTCTGGAATCGTCGGGCGCATCAAAACTAGACATTTATCCTTTGGCCGCTTATAATCTTGGTTATGCTTATTTCAGACTGAAATTCTACGATAATGCGGTGAATTCATTTAAACAGTTTGCAATCCGCCCGGGTAAAATTGGCGAGGACTATGTGCCTGATGCTTTAATAAGGATCGGCGACTGCTACTTCATTACAAAGAATTACGCTCAGTCAATCAGTTTTTATGAACAGGCGGTAAACAAGAATGCCAGGGAAAGTGATTACGCACTGTTTCAAAAAGCGTTGTCTGAAGGTGTTCAGGGACGTTCGGATCAAAAGATCAGCTCGCTGCAAAATATGCTCAACCGATTTCCACAATCGTCGTATGCCGATGACGCAACGTACGAAATTGCTGAAACCTACCTTCTCCGCAATGACAACCGCAATGCCCTCGACTGGTTTGCAAAAGTCACCTCACTGTATCCTAATAGCAGTTATTTGTATAAGTCGCTGCAAAAAACCGGGATGATCCATTACAACCAGAACAATTACGACCAGGCGCTTGAAGTATTGAAAAGGTTGGTTTCTAATTATCCCAATTCCACAGAAGCGCGCGATGCATTGCTTACCATCCGTAATATTTACATGGATAAAAATGAGGTGAACAAATACTTTGCTTATGCTGAAACAGTTCCTTTTGCCAAAGTCACCACAACAGAGCAGGATTCGATCACTTATATTGCCGCTGAGAATTTTTACATGAACAACGATTGTCAATCAGCTATCGAAGCTTTCGAAAGATATATTCAGCAATTTGAAAATGGCGCTTTTATGCTGAATGCCAATTATTACAAAGCAGAATGTGAATGGAATACAGGCAGACGCAATGAAGCGCTTGAAGGCTATGAATTTGTAACACGATTCTCGAAATCACAGTTTAGCGAGAATTCTTTCCTGCGTGCCGGTGAGATTTATTTTGAAGATCGGAACTATGAAAAAGCACTGGAGTATTACAGCACTTTGGAATCCATCGCTGATTACCCGGTGAATATTACCACAGCCATCAATGGTCAGATGGAGTGTCACTTCAGGATGAACAATTATCCCGAGGCCATTGAAGCTGCCCGCAAGCTGCGCAATCGCGACCGGATTAGCAGTGAGCAATTGATCAGGTCTCACTACATCGCGGGCAAATCTGCTTTTTTAACTGATGACTTTACTTTAGCAAAGAGTGAATTTGATCATACCGTCAGTTTATCTCAGGGTGTTCTCGGTGCTGAAGCGAAATATCAGCTTGCAACTATTGCTTTCCAGCAAAATGAATATACTAAAGCCGAAGAACTTGTGATCGAACTCGCCAGCCAATATCCATCGTTTGAATACTGGAAAGCAATGGGTTTCATCCTGCTTTCGGATGTTTATGTTGAACAGAATAATTTATTCCAGGCCAAACAGACCCTCGAAAGCATTTTGCAGTATTATCCGGGGCAAGACCTGAAAGAGGTGGCCAGAGAAAAACTTGTAATCATTAATCAAATGGAACAAAAACAAAATTGA
- the recG gene encoding ATP-dependent DNA helicase RecG: MASDFLQTPVEFLKGVGPKRAELLKSELNIHCFDDLLNYFPFRYVDRSQFSKVADIDSDQSFFQLKGKIAQLHTIGEGRGRRLTGLLTDDSGEIELVWFQGIKWALEKIKPGVEYIVFGKPTFFSGRFNLVHPEFEAVSEYDILSAQLQPFYSSSEKLKTKGLDSRGIARLTKTLVAQIENIVPETLSPEIVQRLKFVSREEALVNIHYPENQEILNKAITRLKFEELFFIQLALLRHKIVRSIKYRGHAFKVVGDRFNTFYSKFLPFELTAAQKRVIKEIRADMGTGRQMNRLLQGDVGSGKTLVALMCMLIAIDNGYQASLMAPTEILAQQHYKTISRFLAGLNINLKLLTGSTKKSARSIIHQDLETGELNILIGTHALIEETVQFQNLGLVIIDEQHRFGVEQRAKLWQKNDIPPHVLVMTATPIPRTLAMTVYGDLDYSIIDELPPGRKPVQTFHYYDSKRPVLHGFMQRKIAEGRQIYVVYPLIKESEKLDLADLMEGYESLSRSFPLPDYAISIVHGQMKTDEKDFEMQRFIKGETQIMVATTVIEVGVDIPNASVMVIENAERFGLSQLHQLRGRVGRGADQSYCILMTSYKLTADGKKRIETMVKTSNGFEIAEVDMRLRGPGDMHGTRQSGILDLQLADIIKDEKMLRYARNLATDILEEDPELQKPGNNLLFSRLKQLQKHRQDWSLIS; encoded by the coding sequence ATGGCCTCTGACTTTTTACAAACACCGGTTGAGTTTCTTAAAGGCGTCGGCCCTAAACGTGCCGAGTTGCTAAAATCAGAATTAAACATCCATTGCTTTGATGACCTGCTGAACTACTTTCCGTTTCGGTATGTTGACCGCAGCCAGTTTTCTAAAGTCGCCGATATAGACTCTGATCAATCATTTTTCCAACTTAAAGGAAAAATAGCTCAACTCCATACAATTGGCGAAGGCAGAGGGAGAAGGCTTACAGGTCTCCTGACAGACGACTCTGGCGAAATAGAACTTGTGTGGTTTCAGGGAATAAAATGGGCGCTTGAAAAAATTAAACCTGGGGTGGAATATATCGTTTTCGGAAAACCAACCTTTTTCAGCGGTAGATTTAACCTTGTACATCCAGAGTTCGAGGCTGTTTCAGAGTATGACATATTAAGTGCACAGCTTCAGCCATTTTATTCTTCAAGCGAAAAGTTGAAAACCAAAGGTCTTGATAGCCGTGGAATTGCCAGATTAACCAAAACATTGGTAGCTCAGATTGAAAATATTGTACCCGAAACACTCTCACCAGAAATTGTCCAGCGATTGAAATTTGTCAGCCGTGAAGAGGCTCTAGTCAACATTCATTATCCCGAAAATCAGGAAATTCTTAACAAAGCTATAACGCGACTGAAATTCGAGGAACTTTTTTTTATTCAACTGGCCCTGCTCAGGCATAAAATTGTCAGATCAATAAAATATAGGGGGCATGCTTTCAAGGTAGTTGGCGATCGTTTCAACACTTTTTATTCAAAGTTTTTACCTTTTGAGCTAACTGCTGCACAAAAAAGAGTAATCAAAGAAATCCGTGCCGATATGGGTACTGGCAGGCAGATGAACCGGTTACTCCAGGGAGATGTTGGCAGCGGGAAAACGCTCGTGGCACTGATGTGCATGCTCATCGCCATTGACAACGGATACCAGGCCAGTCTGATGGCGCCAACAGAAATACTTGCCCAGCAGCATTACAAAACGATTAGCAGGTTTCTGGCCGGACTGAATATAAACCTGAAGTTGCTCACCGGCTCAACAAAGAAATCGGCACGAAGCATCATTCACCAGGATCTTGAAACCGGAGAACTCAATATTTTGATTGGAACCCATGCGCTGATTGAGGAAACTGTTCAGTTCCAAAACCTGGGATTGGTCATCATTGACGAGCAGCACCGGTTCGGGGTAGAGCAGAGGGCAAAACTTTGGCAAAAAAACGACATCCCGCCTCATGTCCTGGTAATGACTGCCACACCTATTCCCCGTACCCTTGCCATGACTGTTTATGGCGACCTCGATTATTCCATCATCGACGAGTTACCTCCAGGCAGAAAACCCGTTCAAACATTCCACTACTACGACAGCAAACGACCTGTCCTGCATGGCTTTATGCAAAGGAAAATTGCCGAAGGCCGCCAGATTTATGTTGTTTATCCATTGATCAAAGAATCGGAAAAACTCGACCTGGCCGATCTGATGGAAGGCTATGAAAGCCTAAGCCGCTCTTTTCCTTTGCCTGATTATGCCATCAGCATTGTACACGGGCAAATGAAAACCGATGAGAAAGATTTCGAGATGCAGCGATTCATCAAAGGTGAAACACAGATCATGGTAGCAACCACCGTAATCGAAGTCGGTGTTGATATCCCAAATGCCTCAGTAATGGTAATCGAAAATGCCGAGCGGTTCGGGTTATCTCAATTGCACCAGTTACGGGGACGGGTAGGGCGCGGAGCTGACCAGTCTTACTGCATCTTAATGACCAGCTATAAATTGACTGCTGATGGTAAAAAGCGAATTGAAACCATGGTAAAAACTTCAAACGGATTCGAAATTGCAGAGGTGGACATGCGTCTTCGTGGACCCGGTGATATGCACGGTACACGTCAAAGTGGAATACTCGATCTGCAATTAGCCGATATTATTAAAGACGAAAAAATGCTCAGATACGCCCGCAATTTAGCCACTGACATCCTTGAAGAAGACCCCGAACTTCAAAAACCAGGTAACAACCTGCTTTTTTCAAGATTAAAACAACTTCAGAAACATCGGCAGGACTGGAGTTTGATAAGTTAG
- the gldN gene encoding gliding motility protein GldN: MNKTSLISMIAVVFFLFIKLSFGQQGNQVQLVSEPRDKAYERTHINDLKPIPYPYLRESDVFWEKRVWRSVDFREKMNHPLYFPETPQGSWRSLMQILWDAVRSGDITAYAPGRTDNFEEMLPVAASQLESELTSSFQSRVPDPNNPDVFITTTVQTEFTPQDIKLLWIKEDWIFDKQRSEMQVRIIGICPVKEDIDPATNLFRGYKPLFWLYYPEIRPILAQHEVFNTMNSARRLTFDQLFLQRRFSSFIIKEDNVFDRRIDDYASGIDALMESERIKNELRDFEQELWVY, encoded by the coding sequence ATGAACAAGACAAGCTTAATAAGCATGATTGCAGTTGTTTTTTTCCTGTTTATCAAGTTGTCGTTCGGGCAGCAGGGTAATCAGGTTCAGTTGGTTTCAGAACCCAGAGACAAAGCTTATGAACGGACTCATATTAATGACCTTAAACCTATTCCTTACCCGTATCTCAGGGAATCAGATGTTTTTTGGGAAAAGAGAGTTTGGAGAAGCGTTGATTTCAGGGAAAAGATGAACCATCCCCTCTATTTTCCTGAAACGCCCCAGGGAAGTTGGAGAAGCTTGATGCAAATATTATGGGATGCTGTGCGCAGCGGCGACATTACAGCTTATGCTCCGGGTAGAACCGATAACTTTGAGGAAATGCTTCCCGTTGCAGCAAGCCAGTTGGAAAGTGAACTTACCTCATCGTTCCAAAGTCGTGTACCTGATCCAAATAACCCCGATGTTTTTATCACAACTACAGTTCAAACGGAGTTTACACCGCAGGACATTAAATTACTGTGGATAAAAGAGGATTGGATTTTCGATAAACAGCGTTCTGAGATGCAGGTACGAATCATTGGCATTTGCCCTGTTAAAGAAGACATTGATCCGGCAACAAATCTGTTCAGGGGTTACAAACCGCTGTTTTGGCTTTACTATCCTGAGATACGACCTATCTTAGCACAACATGAGGTATTCAATACCATGAACAGTGCACGCAGGCTTACTTTCGACCAACTATTCCTCCAGCGCAGGTTTAGCAGTTTCATCATTAAAGAAGATAATGTTTTCGATCGTCGGATTGATGATTACGCTTCAGGCATTGACGCGCTGATGGAATCAGAAAGAATCAAGAATGAACTTCGCGACTTTGAGCAGGAACTTTGGGTTTATTAG
- the gldM gene encoding gliding motility protein GldM: MAGYKETPRQKMIAMMYLVLTALLALNVSKEVLDAFVVVNESVVLTNENFNEKLDEAYRTFDKQYQINQNKVRPFREKALEARHLADEMREYIYDVKWQLISTVERIPYDSAKVIPSKNLKKLDDFTTTTNFFMRGSTDGSAGEGRVLEEKINAFRENILNIVDPKYRDQIKMGLKTDGAYTDRDGVPQNWVQYNFYNTVLAANLAILNKIITEVYNAEFDVVNHLLSAIDAEDFKYDTVAARVLPKRDYVFIGDKYEAEILVAAYDTRQDPEVYILEGVDYLAENQISRARPIAGHKGVVKLSIPAQSEGLKKFAGIFRLTTGTGETNDYHFSANYQVAQPTTTVSATKMNVFYAGVDNPISISSPGIPLENLEVTISTGQIRRDAQPGDYIVTVPADKREAIISVSARMEGQLRKQGDKTYRIKRVPDPIAQIAGMREGTVNRTVLAEAAALEASMPQDFEFDLAFRIVSFNMISVSGSIVWERRNESNRLTDEMKNRIRTSNRGDRVWFESIIARGPDGIDRPLSPITLTLN, translated from the coding sequence ATGGCTGGATACAAAGAAACACCACGACAAAAAATGATCGCCATGATGTACCTGGTACTCACGGCACTGCTGGCACTTAATGTTTCAAAAGAAGTACTCGATGCATTTGTTGTTGTGAATGAAAGCGTAGTGCTCACCAATGAGAACTTTAACGAAAAACTCGATGAGGCTTACCGGACTTTTGACAAACAATACCAGATCAATCAAAACAAAGTTAGGCCGTTCAGAGAAAAAGCACTTGAAGCCAGGCATCTTGCTGATGAAATGCGGGAATATATTTATGATGTTAAATGGCAATTGATTTCAACCGTTGAGCGCATTCCTTATGATTCGGCAAAAGTAATCCCTTCAAAAAATTTAAAAAAGTTAGACGACTTTACCACCACAACTAACTTTTTCATGAGAGGCTCTACTGATGGTTCGGCAGGTGAAGGGAGGGTATTAGAGGAAAAAATTAATGCTTTCAGAGAAAACATCCTTAATATAGTTGATCCCAAATACAGAGATCAGATAAAAATGGGATTAAAAACTGATGGCGCTTATACTGACCGTGATGGTGTGCCTCAAAACTGGGTTCAGTACAACTTTTACAACACCGTTCTTGCTGCAAACCTCGCTATCCTGAACAAGATCATAACCGAAGTTTACAATGCTGAATTCGATGTGGTTAATCATTTATTGTCAGCTATTGATGCTGAGGATTTTAAGTATGATACTGTGGCTGCACGTGTCCTACCAAAAAGAGACTATGTTTTTATCGGTGACAAATACGAAGCTGAAATTTTAGTAGCTGCCTACGATACCCGTCAAGACCCTGAAGTTTACATTTTGGAAGGCGTTGATTACCTGGCAGAAAATCAGATCAGCCGTGCCAGGCCTATTGCCGGTCACAAAGGCGTTGTGAAGTTGAGTATCCCGGCACAATCCGAAGGTCTTAAAAAATTTGCAGGTATTTTCCGGCTTACCACGGGGACAGGAGAGACGAACGATTATCATTTTTCGGCTAACTATCAGGTTGCGCAGCCAACAACAACTGTTTCGGCAACCAAAATGAATGTATTCTATGCGGGTGTCGATAACCCAATTTCAATTTCTTCGCCTGGAATTCCACTCGAAAACCTTGAAGTAACAATTTCGACCGGACAAATACGTCGCGATGCACAACCCGGTGATTATATTGTCACAGTTCCAGCAGATAAGAGGGAAGCGATCATTTCGGTTTCAGCTCGTATGGAGGGGCAACTGAGGAAACAAGGTGATAAAACTTACCGCATTAAAAGAGTTCCTGACCCCATTGCACAAATTGCCGGTATGAGAGAAGGAACGGTTAACAGGACGGTACTGGCTGAAGCCGCAGCGCTCGAAGCCAGTATGCCTCAGGATTTTGAATTTGATCTCGCTTTTAGAATTGTGTCCTTCAATATGATCTCTGTTTCGGGGTCAATTGTTTGGGAAAGACGAAATGAAAGTAACAGACTTACAGATGAGATGAAAAACAGGATCAGAACCTCGAACAGGGGCGATCGTGTCTGGTTTGAAAGTATTATAGCACGCGGGCCTGATGGAATTGACAGGCCTTTGTCACCAATCACATTGACATTGAATTAA
- the gldL gene encoding gliding motility protein GldL: MSTTDQTTSPNAFNKFLETPSFRRFMSVAYGLGASLVILGALFKINHYQGATEMLLVGMITEAIIFALSALQKPNVEPDWSKVHPELMEDYHGIEPDESMLRKAPAKSGGNQMTQLDLMLKDVNLDEGVIQRLGTGLTKLSDSATKLNDLTNASIATQDFVSNMKTASQSVSTLSKTYTDASLAMNKEMVATNELTTRVQEISNAASGLRSAYGDAAKTFKDDIRASEELSQTIRNASESAAKLSESYFHSADKIAKTIEDLRGSAQNSEAFNEQLNKLSGNLASLNKLYEMQLTNADMQSQASYKLEQTLEKFLSNLEESSNKTVQYQREMDTLTKRMASLNSVYGNMLSAMNIK, encoded by the coding sequence ATGAGTACAACAGATCAGACCACAAGTCCAAATGCTTTTAACAAGTTTTTAGAAACCCCTTCGTTCAGACGATTCATGTCTGTTGCTTATGGATTGGGAGCCTCCCTGGTAATCTTAGGCGCCCTATTCAAGATCAATCACTATCAGGGAGCTACTGAGATGCTTTTAGTGGGGATGATCACAGAAGCAATCATTTTTGCGTTATCGGCACTTCAAAAGCCAAATGTTGAGCCAGACTGGAGCAAAGTTCACCCTGAACTTATGGAAGACTATCACGGTATTGAACCTGATGAATCCATGTTGCGTAAAGCGCCAGCAAAATCAGGAGGTAACCAGATGACTCAACTTGATCTGATGCTTAAAGATGTCAACTTAGATGAAGGTGTTATTCAACGCCTTGGTACAGGTTTAACAAAATTGAGTGATAGTGCCACAAAATTGAATGATCTCACCAATGCAAGCATTGCCACTCAGGATTTTGTATCGAATATGAAAACAGCTTCCCAATCGGTGTCCACACTATCAAAGACTTATACTGACGCCTCGTTAGCAATGAATAAAGAGATGGTTGCAACTAACGAACTCACCACAAGAGTTCAGGAGATTTCCAATGCAGCTTCAGGGTTAAGAAGCGCTTATGGTGATGCTGCGAAAACTTTTAAAGACGACATCCGCGCCTCAGAAGAGCTTTCCCAAACCATAAGAAATGCTTCGGAATCAGCTGCTAAATTATCTGAGAGTTATTTTCACTCAGCAGATAAAATAGCCAAAACAATTGAGGATTTGCGTGGTTCAGCGCAAAACAGTGAAGCATTTAACGAGCAATTGAATAAACTTTCCGGCAATTTGGCATCTTTAAACAAATTGTACGAAATGCAATTAACCAATGCTGACATGCAATCACAGGCATCATACAAACTCGAGCAAACACTCGAAAAATTCCTTTCAAACCTTGAGGAGTCTTCTAATAAAACTGTTCAATACCAGCGTGAAATGGATACACTGACAAAGAGAATGGCCTCTCTGAACAGTGTATATGGCAATATGCTTTCAGCAATGAACATTAAATAG